Part of the Bacilli bacterium PM5-9 genome is shown below.
ATCTTTTAAAATGTTTCATGCCTTCTATACTTAATAGACTGCTGTTAATCCATAGCCATTAAATTATACAATAACTACAATCAAAAGTCAAATAGGGAAATTTATGGATGTTGTTAACAACAAAAAAGGTATTTAGTGCCTAGAGAATTAATAAATTACATAACCAATTTTTGCTTTACCCTCAACTGCATCAATTACTTCTTGAGCACCTTCTTTTTGAAAATCGCCACATAATTCAATTAAATTATAACCCTCTTTAACTAAATCTTTTGCTACTTCACATGCACTTTCAATAGAATCAACACCACAAATTTTAGTTGTATTGTTTTTGTTTTCAAACATTAAAAACTCAGGGTTAGGGTGTTTTGCACCTCCAGTTAGAATAAATGCGAATTTGATATTACTCATAATTATGCCTTTTATTATTAAATATTTTGTTATTGCTTTAGTTAAGTGTATCATATAGTTTTTATTAAATAAAGAAAAGCAATAATAAAACAATGACAATACAGTATAGTAATTCATTTAGAAAATAATAAACTTTTTAATTTAATATTTTAATAAAATATTATTTGTTTTTTTGAAATTGTTATCCTAAATTATTAGTGATATAATACAGTAATTAGAGGGTGAAAGAGATGGAACAATATTATTTATTTTTTTTAATATATAGCTTTTTTGGTTGGTGTATGGAATCAACTTTGTTTAGTATTAGAGAAAAGAGATTTGTTAATCGTGGTTTCTTAAATGGACCACTTTGTCCAATCTATGGTATTGGTATGGTTTTAATTATTTATTTTTTAGAGCCATATAGCGATAATATGTCAATGTTATTTGTCTTAGGATTAGTTCTAGCTACTATTTTAGAGTTTCTTACTGGATATATTTTAGAAAAAATATTTAAGACAAGATGGTGGGATTATACAAAAAAGAAATTTAATTTTATGGGATATATTTGTTTAGAAAACTCATTAGATTGGGGTATTCTATGTGTCATAATGATTAAGTTAATTCAACCATTAGTTGTAGATGTTATTAATTCATTTAGTGAAATGTTCTTAAATGTATTTATGGTAGTTAGCGCTAGTTTTTTAATTGCTGATATAATTGTCACACTAGCAAACCTTATCAATTTAAGAAGTTATATTATAAACTTAAATTTTATTCAGATGGCAACTACTGATCTAAAAGATATTTCTAAAAAATACCATGATATTTATGAAGAAATGGTTAATCATCATATTACATTAGGAGATTACTTAGATGAAATTGCTCAGTATAAACAAGCAAGTCGTGAAAATCTTAAAAATAAAATAGTTGAAACAAGAGAAAAATATCGAAAACCAAAAAAACAATTACGTAGAATTTATCGTAACTATAAACCTATATTAAATCCAATTAAACAACATAAAGGGGCAATGCTTGCTAAAAAAGACTTAGAAAATCAAAAAGATATCTAAGTCTTTTAACAATTATTTCCAATTACATAACCACAAGCTAAGGCAATGGTAATATTATATCCACCTAATTCTCC
Proteins encoded:
- a CDS encoding 2-keto-3-deoxy-6-phosphogluconate aldolase (product_source=COG0800; cath_funfam=3.40.50.300; cog=COG0800; pfam=PF20116; superfamily=52540) → MSNIKFAFILTGGAKHPNPEFLMFENKNNTTKICGVDSIESACEVAKDLVKEGYNLIELCGDFQKEGAQEVIDAVEGKAKIGYVIY
- a CDS encoding putative membrane protein (product_source=COG4905; cog=COG4905; pfam=PF06541; superfamily=64593; transmembrane_helix_parts=Outside_1_3,TMhelix_4_26,Inside_27_32,TMhelix_33_55,Outside_56_64,TMhelix_65_84,Inside_85_104,TMhelix_105_127,Outside_128_141,TMhelix_142_164,Inside_165_273); the protein is MEQYYLFFLIYSFFGWCMESTLFSIREKRFVNRGFLNGPLCPIYGIGMVLIIYFLEPYSDNMSMLFVLGLVLATILEFLTGYILEKIFKTRWWDYTKKKFNFMGYICLENSLDWGILCVIMIKLIQPLVVDVINSFSEMFLNVFMVVSASFLIADIIVTLANLINLRSYIINLNFIQMATTDLKDISKKYHDIYEEMVNHHITLGDYLDEIAQYKQASRENLKNKIVETREKYRKPKKQLRRIYRNYKPILNPIKQHKGAMLAKKDLENQKDI